From a region of the Paenibacillus sp. FSL R10-2734 genome:
- a CDS encoding EAL domain-containing protein, which translates to MVQSDHEQDYIVESKRKCIEAGMDPNEIRKPKHYMSEQELSKKRTTYSEILSVVNFFSQKILDSLSGTPVLIVTSDEDGYLLHMVGDETIRMTIQQLGIQVGAQFTQEDMGTNVVSLSLQQRQPIQIVGSDHFHTILHGSACYGVAFHYTDINDLLGSICIMTATELHNPFFLTMLSTVVDSIERELLLRKQNRKLDMLNQIMVNTNRNGIIITNADGIINSVNDFVVQTFHIHKDTNIVDRSEQNPECLVSSHMKKVIQDKQSFYNVQMILETVDHQKVVCLFDAQPLYDETNNFIGSYSQLRDITERYLNEERHNYLAYHDELTSLPNRRSLRETLNYHTSSSLTSGRNIDLVLMFLDLDHFKTINDAFGHSNGDILLKQVSDRILNFLGDTGKVFRMGGDEFIFLFHNLHGQDEVTHTGKKIIELFETPFTISDSNFYVTASIGIAIYPNDGTDAEAFMVSADNAMYKSKSKGRNNYTLFNSNMRSNSNEKDKLSMEVSLRKALENKEFIVYYQPQVDLMNKKIIGAEALLRWYSPEYGIVMPDVFIPILEEIGLISQVGEWVLREACDQRKRWVEKGFPIFRIAVNLSSQQFLKDNLVEVISNTLIETGIDPTSLELEITETMTMDVDRAINVLGQLNTLGVRISIDDFGTGYSSLSYLKKFPIHSLKIDKSFVRDIMLDKNDASIVSTIISMAHNLNLDVVAEGVETKEQLNFLQMKKCDTIQGYFFSKPLSVSDFEKSFYQLNDDIKLNYSSETDG; encoded by the coding sequence ATGGTCCAATCGGATCATGAACAGGACTATATTGTTGAGTCTAAGCGTAAATGTATCGAAGCAGGAATGGATCCGAATGAAATTAGAAAACCGAAACATTATATGTCAGAACAAGAATTGTCAAAAAAAAGAACCACATACAGTGAAATTTTATCCGTTGTTAATTTTTTCTCACAAAAGATTTTAGACTCGTTAAGCGGCACACCTGTACTCATTGTTACATCTGACGAAGATGGCTATTTGCTGCATATGGTTGGTGATGAAACTATAAGAATGACAATTCAACAATTAGGTATACAAGTAGGCGCACAATTTACTCAAGAGGATATGGGTACGAATGTCGTGAGCTTATCTCTTCAACAAAGACAACCGATTCAAATCGTAGGTTCAGATCATTTTCATACGATCCTTCATGGCTCAGCGTGTTATGGAGTGGCCTTTCATTACACAGATATCAACGATTTACTCGGAAGTATCTGTATTATGACTGCAACTGAATTGCATAATCCATTTTTTTTAACGATGTTATCTACAGTTGTTGACTCTATTGAGAGAGAGCTTTTACTCAGGAAACAGAATAGAAAGCTAGATATGTTAAATCAGATTATGGTTAATACCAATAGAAATGGCATTATCATCACAAATGCTGATGGCATCATTAATTCAGTGAATGATTTTGTAGTCCAAACATTCCATATTCACAAAGATACCAATATTGTTGATCGAAGTGAACAAAACCCAGAATGTCTAGTAAGTAGTCATATGAAGAAAGTAATACAAGATAAACAGAGCTTTTATAATGTGCAAATGATTTTAGAAACGGTAGATCATCAAAAAGTAGTTTGTTTATTCGATGCTCAACCCCTCTATGATGAGACAAATAATTTTATTGGTTCATACTCTCAGCTTAGAGATATTACAGAACGTTATTTAAATGAAGAACGGCATAACTATTTGGCCTATCATGATGAATTAACATCATTACCCAATAGACGCTCGCTTCGAGAAACACTAAATTATCATACTTCTTCATCTCTAACTTCAGGTAGAAATATTGATTTGGTACTTATGTTCTTGGATTTAGATCATTTTAAAACGATTAATGATGCTTTTGGACATTCCAATGGTGATATATTACTAAAGCAGGTTTCCGATAGAATACTAAACTTTTTGGGTGATACTGGAAAAGTATTTAGAATGGGCGGAGACGAATTCATTTTCCTATTTCATAACCTTCATGGGCAAGATGAAGTTACTCATACAGGCAAGAAAATTATAGAATTATTTGAAACTCCCTTCACGATTAGTGATTCCAATTTCTATGTAACTGCGAGTATCGGTATAGCTATCTATCCTAATGATGGGACTGATGCGGAAGCCTTTATGGTAAGCGCAGATAATGCCATGTATAAGTCGAAATCAAAGGGAAGAAATAATTATACCCTATTCAATTCAAATATGAGGTCTAATTCTAATGAGAAAGATAAACTATCTATGGAAGTTTCATTAAGAAAGGCACTAGAAAATAAAGAATTTATCGTGTACTATCAACCACAAGTTGACTTGATGAATAAGAAAATCATAGGAGCAGAAGCGCTACTTAGATGGTATAGTCCGGAATATGGAATTGTGATGCCGGATGTATTTATCCCCATTTTAGAGGAGATCGGATTAATCTCTCAAGTTGGTGAATGGGTCTTACGTGAAGCATGTGATCAAAGAAAGCGGTGGGTTGAAAAGGGGTTTCCTATATTTAGAATAGCGGTTAACCTTTCTTCGCAGCAATTTTTAAAGGATAACTTAGTTGAAGTCATTTCCAACACATTAATTGAAACGGGTATAGATCCTACTTCTTTGGAGTTAGAGATTACGGAAACGATGACCATGGACGTTGATCGTGCGATAAATGTTTTAGGTCAACTAAACACTTTAGGAGTAAGGATTAGTATTGATGATTTTGGTACCGGTTATAGCTCGTTGAGTTATTTGAAGAAGTTCCCTATTCATTCTTTGAAGATCGACAAATCCTTTGTCAGAGATATCATGCTAGATAAAAATGATGCAAGTATTGTTAGCACAATTATTTCGATGGCACACAATCTAAATTTAGACGTTGTAGCAGAGGGTGTAGAAACAAAAGAGCAACTGAATTTTTTACAAATGAAAAAATGCGATACGATTCAAGGATACTTTTTTAGTAAACCTCTTTCTGTCAGTGATTTTGAAAAGTCGTTTTATCAACTAAATGACGATATAAAGCTCAATTACTCAAGCGAAACGGATGGTTAA
- a CDS encoding thiamine pyrophosphate-binding protein — MKKISEILAHHFKKWGINHVFGIPGKPVTSLILDLSNNGIHFVLSKHESGAGYEAAGYALMNNTLAVAIGTSGPGGTNLLTSAGQAKAYHLPVLFITGHPSTKDSGKALGQDSSVFGTDLVKMFEPVTKFSARVESADTFKFYFQHAIEKAYSGVKGPVHLSISADVLAESVAEFEMDLPEVIYPIAPNLDKCMDLMNRPGKKVIFLGKGVHSSRAYREVKMLAEIFNIPVITTPGGKGVFESNHHLSLGAFGLGGTEESSAYIESGLDLMIVIGTKLSDMSVASLKPCNFPKNVIHFDIDQTFIGKTIQAETLPIIGDIATNLNALFNQLHSKEITKMPFHMDDYKMKEPSQESKSPMSAVEAVKVMSATLDEDTIIFGDDGSHTFYGIKYFDVKIPGTFYFDDVFGTMGHAIGYSIGAKLANPKAKVVCLTGDGCTFMHGTEISTAVNYGANVIFIVFNNGKLDMVDTGMTLHLGKAVGTVYTTMLDVQKFAESMGALSFKCFDAKELEDAIEKAKLANTTVVIEAMIDPFEIPPTTRRG; from the coding sequence ATGAAAAAAATATCAGAAATATTAGCACATCACTTCAAAAAGTGGGGGATCAACCACGTATTTGGCATTCCAGGCAAACCAGTCACTTCACTCATTCTAGATTTAAGTAATAACGGAATTCATTTCGTATTGTCCAAACATGAGTCGGGGGCTGGATACGAAGCAGCTGGTTATGCACTAATGAATAATACATTGGCCGTAGCTATAGGAACATCGGGTCCAGGTGGTACAAATCTTTTAACATCTGCCGGTCAAGCAAAAGCATATCATCTTCCTGTTTTATTTATTACCGGACATCCTTCTACCAAAGATTCAGGTAAAGCTTTAGGCCAAGACTCAAGTGTGTTTGGAACGGATCTCGTTAAAATGTTTGAACCTGTGACAAAGTTTAGCGCAAGAGTGGAAAGTGCGGATACGTTTAAGTTTTATTTTCAGCATGCCATAGAAAAAGCCTACTCAGGAGTCAAAGGCCCCGTTCATCTATCCATATCGGCCGACGTTTTAGCTGAAAGTGTAGCTGAATTTGAAATGGACTTGCCGGAGGTTATTTATCCTATTGCTCCAAACTTAGATAAGTGTATGGATTTAATGAACCGTCCTGGTAAAAAAGTTATCTTCTTAGGTAAAGGTGTTCATTCGAGCAGGGCATATCGGGAAGTGAAAATGTTAGCCGAGATTTTCAATATTCCAGTCATCACCACGCCAGGAGGTAAGGGCGTATTTGAGAGTAATCACCACTTGTCATTGGGAGCTTTCGGTCTTGGGGGGACGGAGGAGTCTAGCGCATACATTGAATCTGGTTTAGATTTGATGATCGTCATTGGGACGAAGCTTTCCGATATGTCTGTTGCCAGCCTAAAACCTTGTAATTTCCCGAAAAACGTCATCCATTTTGATATTGACCAAACATTTATAGGTAAAACGATTCAGGCAGAAACATTACCCATTATCGGTGATATTGCAACAAATCTAAATGCGTTATTTAATCAACTTCATTCCAAGGAAATAACGAAAATGCCTTTTCATATGGATGATTATAAAATGAAGGAACCCTCCCAGGAAAGTAAATCTCCAATGTCAGCAGTCGAAGCTGTTAAAGTGATGAGCGCAACATTAGATGAAGATACGATCATTTTTGGCGATGATGGGAGTCATACTTTTTATGGTATAAAATATTTCGACGTTAAGATCCCCGGCACTTTTTATTTTGATGATGTGTTCGGTACAATGGGCCATGCGATAGGGTATTCTATTGGAGCCAAGCTTGCAAATCCCAAAGCTAAGGTTGTTTGCTTAACCGGGGACGGCTGCACGTTTATGCATGGAACAGAGATTTCTACGGCTGTAAACTACGGAGCTAATGTCATTTTTATCGTCTTCAATAATGGAAAACTCGATATGGTTGATACGGGAATGACATTGCACTTAGGAAAAGCTGTAGGTACTGTTTATACAACGATGTTAGATGTTCAAAAGTTTGCAGAATCCAT